TGCCGGAGGGGGTGTTGCTAGCGACGGCCGGCTTCTCGCTCAAGTTGTTCGAGCTACGATGCTTTAAGGCTTACATGACATCGCGATGGGCGTCCCGACGACCTGGTCGCCAGCGCGGCCGATGATCTCTTACATGTACCCCGTAGTCAGGTGAACAATGGCCGGGTTTTTTGGGCCAACCTTTGGGCACTCGTACCAGGGACATGAATGATTCCAGTCTACTGTACATGTTTTTAGCGAACGTGGCGATGAACGCACATACACGTCCGAGAGCAATGCTGCCAGTAGCAATATGGATTGAGCCAGTAGCAAGTAAAAAAGACAGGCGGTTCAATTGTAATACTTGTATGTAATGCTCTACATCCCTCCCCATCGCGGATGTCGCCCGTGGGTGGCCTAATATACAGGGATGAAGGATTCTGGGCAAACTACTCAAGCAGCTTTTCCCGGTTCTGGTAATAACCGTTTCCCCAGCCTAGGGACTATTTAAGCAGCTCTGGATGGAAACATGACTAAATATCCGAGCTACATCTCTATAAAAAGACGTTTTATCCAGTATGTGATTATTCCACTTTGCCAAGTGTTTTACaagaggcgaagaagccatGGCAATGGGCAATAGCAAAGGGCCTCTGTCGAATACGCCATAACAAACATTGCCATGGAAACACGCTTAAATTCTATATACAAGTGTACATGTGATAAGTGACCAAAAGGCGTCCACGCCACCTTGGAAGACCAAAGACCGCTTAGCATTGGGCATTTTCCGTGAAAGAGAATTCCATGTTTACTATCCAATAAATCGATTAGCAAATCTTTTAGTGCAATTACACTGCAGGTAATCATTTGTGTTCGGAGCCTTTTCCCACTTATTATTACTCCGACACTTGGCTACAGGCACATCAAAGTATTTGCCCCTAGCCCAACATATCGAACGAATGCCCGAAACCCTCAGCagattttaataaaaattacaGCCGTATAGGCTTAAATTAGCCCACAAAGGCCAGTGAAATAAAGAACAGGAGCCTAATTTGCCCCTGATGAGTACTCTAGTCAAGATAAAAGCCTCGCCACTTCTCGTTGGACAGTGGCATCCAGGCTTTCTTCCAGCTTCATCCCTAGCTTTTCGTTCATCACGACGCCCTCCACATCGTAATTGCCGCCAGTACGATAGATGGCTTTGCTAAGAATATAGCCCAGGCTGCTAGTGTCGCCTTGGGCCAATTTATTCCGCGCCTCCGAGACTTTCTCTTCCAGGTCAACATCAATAATCTTCCACTCCGTGTGGTCCTGGCCTCTTGCGATATCCAGTCTTCTCGTGGCCGATATAAGCGACTCCAGAATTTCATCTTGGCTTGCATTGAATGATCTTACATGCACGTATCGGTTATCCACGATCGGAAagttgctggagaagaggacaTGCGACACAGCCTCTGCGACATTTGCCAAATTCGACCAACTGAGACGGTGAGTATGGTGCCCAGGCTGGTGGATATAAGCTGTTCGGGTTCGGACATTGAATGAGAAGAATCCTTGCCGTAGGCTCCTGTTGGAAAATCTGGTGTCAGCATAACTCTACTTGAAGAGCTCGATAGGAAATGCGTCCAACGAAAATAAATGTACAGGACGGCGGATTGCGTACCAGTCGAAAAAAGGTCCGGTTATAATCCCCGTCCAAGTTATCTTGTCTTGGATAGATTGGAGATACTGTATGATCCgaggcttcatcttcaaaaaAGTCATAATCTCGACCGTTTCCTCCTTGGAGGTATCGATGCCAAACTCGGCCGGTATGAATCGCTTCACCCCAGCCAAAACGGCAATGTCAAtcattttcttctgctcttcAAAATCCGGCATTGTAATTGTATTGACGACAGCATCTTGACCCTTGAACGCAAGCAAAATAGAAGAGTCCGAATAATCGGTACGATAAACCGTAGTTCCGCCGGGAGGCACAACGTTCGAAGCGTCCCTGACCAGAACAGAAACAGCAAATCCGTGCGACTGCAAAGACGAGATTACAACGGGGTTCAGGTAGCCCCCAGCCTATTCGCAATTAGAATGTGTGTAGCAGCGGATTGATGTTTTGTGATGGGAATCGACGTACCCCAACTACTATAACCTTTTTTATTTCGCTCATGTTGGATAATTGGTATGATGGCAAGTAAAACTCCTTGATCAGTGCCTTGATTGAGGTTACGAGAtatttctccttcttgttgACCTCATCATGTTTTTATGCTGCTGTATCTCATATGTTAATTCATTCGGCCGAGCTCGGCGGAAGAGGTTGAAGTACTCCACACTTGGCTTAGATACTCAACCATTCAGCAGCCTTCAAGTCTTGTCTCCTATTGTAATTCAtgtaaaaaattaattagcCTACTCGAATAAGCTGAATGTTCGGCCGGAGCACGGGCGAGTGCGTGCTTTGTAGTTTTGGAGACTAGGTAATAGCTGACTATATATATCGACAGCAACGAGTGCCGTGTCAAGACAGTCATGGTGACTCCATACAATTTCTGGTGTTAAACATCTTGTCAAAAAATCTGGGATCAATATCCTACCACTCGCGTTACTTTTCCTCATTATGGGCTCTTCGTTATACAAAATCTGTTTCATCAGACGCCGGCCTGATCTCACCGAGGAACAGTTTTATGACTACTGGAGGAATGTCCACGCTCCCAAGATTGCGTATTGGTCCAAGAAGCATGGCATAATCGGATACACACAGGTAAAAATAGCCCTTCTCCGACTGTTTCTCTATACTTTAACCACTAATTGACTATATTGTGTTACTAGATTCACACATCTAGCGCTCTACGCCAGCCATTGACCGCGACGCCGCTTCCCCTCGCAGTCATGGACTTTGATGGCGCTGTGATATGGGAAATTCCGAGCTTGGAGCACTTCTTCAACGCTTTCAATGATCCGTACTACTTGAACGTTATTGCTCCGGATGAAGACAACTTTCTCgacaagagcaaagaagTGGCAACAGTTACTTTAGGTCACTTTCATAACATTGTTGCTGGTGGGGAGCCTCTTATTGACTACAGCGAAGCGGCTGAACCATCAGGGACCAAATAAACGGCTGTCCATCAAGACACGTGCTTGAAAGCGCACTGGGAGTAAATGGATGCGGTTATTTGGGACGGCATATAGTTGGACATGAACCTGAACCATTTACTGTGCTGTTAGACTATCAGCTGTACGGTGCAGAGATAATTCCAGTATTATGAACAAAATCGTGCAGATGAGCAGTAGACTGCTTACAATCGATATCTAAATCCCACCGTTTTCCAGTCCGTCACATCTTCATAGTCTTCTGGTCTTAGCTGAATACCCGTAACTGTTTCCGCAACATCTTTCCCATCCACAATATCGGATACTTTTCCTGCAGCAACTACACCAGCTGCTCCCGCATTCCCAACAAAGCCCTCTTCCTTTGAGCGCTGCGCATTCACCCACTGCAGATAAAACCTCAAAACAACAGCCAGAAATATGACGAGGCAGTAGCAAATCATGATTGTCTTGAAAGCCGTCTGATAGGTTGGCGCTTCAGACGTGCGGAAGAACTGAGGGCCAGCGATATTACCAGCACAATATGCCAGGAACAGCAAGGCCGTCAcagtcatcttcttcgtgaCGCCACGGTAATTGGACTGCACGAGAGCCATGGTGAGAGGCATCGCGGCAGGACCGGGGGATAGCAGGAAATATGCAAACAATTGAACGCCGTGGGGTACTGATTCGCGGCGGTAGATGACTGCAGAACCAACGACACATGGTACAAGGACAAGAACGATGAGTATGCAGTTCATAGTCCGGTAGCGGCCAGCAAGCCATCCAGTGCCTGCGATGATGCTTGCAGAAAGAACAGAGTAAGGGATGTTGATGAGCGTCGACTGTAAGGAGGTGAAGTTGAAGGAagcaatgatgatgttggAAAAGCTTTGCGTGCCGCTATTAGGCATTTGGCCAACAAGCTCAATGAGAAAAATGAGCCAGGTCTTTGGGTCAATCAGACATTCCACTAGCTGATCCCATCTCCAGCGCGTATTTTCCGTAGTTCCCGTGCCTGCAACAATCGTGCGGTTTGCTGCAATCTCCCGTTCTTCAGGCGTGAggaacttggccttggagatgctgtCCGGGAGGAGGAAAAACATTGGGATACTCCAGAGGAACGTCAAAACCCCGAGAAGGATATACATCCATCGCCAAGGATGCACGTTGTCATGGACGTGTCCAAGCCCAAAGGCAATGAGACTGGAAATGATGCCGCCGATGGAGTTGCCCGCAAACCAGATGCCTACTCGCGTCGGCATCTCGTCTCGAGTGTACCACGTCGACGTGAGAAACATAAAGGCCGGGGTTATGGTCGCTTCTGCCATGCCCAAGAGGAATCTCACGGCCATGAGGCCCCCAAAGTTGGTGCATGCTGCTGTCAACGCCACGACAGCGCCCCATACAAGAGTGTTGAAGGTGAGATACTTGGCAGTGGGCAGGCGGGCGATGAGCACCGTGGTTGGATACTCCCATATGAGATAGCCAAAGTAGAAGATACTGCTGACCCAGCTGTATTGCTGCCCTACAAGGTGCTGTATATAAGTGAGCCAACAGATTCTCGTTTACACGCGGCTATTGCCCTTGGGGGTTGTGTCAAGTTTCTTACGGTATCTTCGCGCAAGCCAAACACAGCAGCACTCGACAAGATGACCTTATCCATAAAGTTGAGCATGTAAGTGACAAACAACAGAGGGATAATAACTCGgtcaatcttcttcaccacGCGGCGTGCAATTGCAGCGTCGGCGCCCGCCTCAACAGGAGACGCTTCCGGCATTGGAGAAGTCATGTCGCCGTCAGTGATGCGACGCAGCAACGGCTCAGTCTCGCTGGATGAGCGATCATTCTGG
This portion of the Trichoderma atroviride chromosome 6, complete sequence genome encodes:
- a CDS encoding uncharacterized protein (EggNog:ENOG41), with protein sequence MSEIKKVIVVGAGGYLNPVVISSLQSHGFAVSVLVRDASNVVPPGGTTVYRTDYSDSSILLAFKGQDAVVNTITMPDFEEQKKMIDIAVLAGVKRFIPAEFGIDTSKEETVEIMTFLKMKPRIIQYLQSIQDKITWTGIITGPFFDWSLRQGFFSFNVRTRTAYIHQPGHHTHRLSWSNLANVAEAVSHVLFSSNFPIVDNRYVHVRSFNASQDEILESLISATRRLDIARGQDHTEWKIIDVDLEEKVSEARNKLAQGDTSSLGYILSKAIYRTGGNYDVEGVVMNEKLGMKLEESLDATVQREVARLLS
- a CDS encoding uncharacterized protein (EggNog:ENOG41), whose translation is MGSSLYKICFIRRRPDLTEEQFYDYWRNVHAPKIAYWSKKHGIIGYTQIHTSSALRQPLTATPLPLAVMDFDGAVIWEIPSLEHFFNAFNDPYYLNVIAPDEDNFLDKSKEVATVTLGHFHNIVAGGEPLIDYSEAAEPSGTK
- a CDS encoding uncharacterized protein (EggNog:ENOG41~TransMembrane:10 (i53-79o91-114i126-144o150-168i180-201o213-233i347-365o377-396i408-428o440-461i)) — its product is MNRQNDRSSSETEPLLRRITDGDMTSPMPEASPVEAGADAAIARRVVKKIDRVIIPLLFVTYMLNFMDKVILSSAAVFGLREDTHLVGQQYSWVSSIFYFGYLIWEYPTTVLIARLPTAKYLTFNTLVWGAVVALTAACTNFGGLMAVRFLLGMAEATITPAFMFLTSTWYTRDEMPTRVGIWFAGNSIGGIISSLIAFGLGHVHDNVHPWRWMYILLGVLTFLWSIPMFFLLPDSISKAKFLTPEEREIAANRTIVAGTGTTENTRWRWDQLVECLIDPKTWLIFLIELVGQMPNSGTQSFSNIIIASFNFTSLQSTLINIPYSVLSASIIAGTGWLAGRYRTMNCILIVLVLVPCVVGSAVIYRRESVPHGVQLFAYFLLSPGPAAMPLTMALVQSNYRGVTKKMTVTALLFLAYCAGNIAGPQFFRTSEAPTYQTAFKTIMICYCLVIFLAVVLRFYLQWVNAQRSKEEGFVGNAGAAGVVAAGKVSDIVDGKDVAETVTGIQLRPEDYEDVTDWKTVGFRYRL